GGGAGTTCCGCAAGCTGTTCGCCGTGCGGCTGGTGAGCCAGAGCGCGGACGGCATGTTCCAGGTGGGCCTGGCCACGCTGTTCTTCTTCTCCCCGGAGAACGCGAGCACGGCGGGCGGGGTCGCGGCCGCGTTCGCGGTGCTGCTGCTGCCGTTCACGGTGGTGGGCCCGTGGGCGGGTGTGCTGCTGGACCGGTGGCGCCGGCGGCAGGTGCTGCTCGTCGGGAACCTGGTGCGGGTCGGGCTCACGCTGACGATCGCGCTCCTCATGGTCACCGACGGCGTGGGGCCGGCCGTCTACGTGCTGGCGCTGGTGGCGCTGTCGGTGAACCGGTTCCTGCTCTCTGCGCTCTCAGCATCGCTTCCCCGCGTGGTCGACGGCCCGCTGCTGCTCACCGCGAACTCGCTGACCCCGACTCTCGGCACGGCCGCGGCGGGCGTGGGCGGCGGGATCGGGTTCGTGCTCGGCTGGGTGCTGCCCGCGGGGCGGGTGCGCGACGCGGCCGCGCTCGTCGTCGCGGCGGCCGTGATGGCCACGGCGTCGGCGCTCGCGGCGCGCATCGCGCCCGACCGGCTGGGTCCGTCGGACCGGTCCGACGCGGCGCAGCTGCGGGCCGCGCTCGGCACGCTCGCGCGGGGCCTGGTCGAGGGGGCGCGCTACCTGGTGGCGCGCGGCACCCCGGCGCGCGCGCTCGGCGTGATGGCCTACACACGGTTCCTGTACGGGGTCGTCTTCATCGCCTCGGTGCTGATCGCACGCAACCTGCTCGCGGACCCCGCGGACTCGCGCGCGGGGCTCGCGGCGTTCGCCGCGGTGCTCGGCGCGACGGCCGTCGGGTTCGCCGCCGCTGTGGTGCTCACCCCCACGCTCAGCCCGCGCACGGGCGTGCACGGCTGGATCGCGGGGTGCCTGGGGCTCGCCGCGGTGAGCCAGGGCGTCATCGCGGTCACGTACGAGCGCGTGCCGCTGCTGATCGCGGCCGCGGTGCTGGGCCTGGGCGCGCAGGGCACCAAGATCGCGGTCGACACGATCGTCCAGCGGGACACCGCCGACGCCTACCGCGGACGCGCGTTCGCGCTGTACGACGTGCTCTACAACGCGGCGTTCGTGGGCGCGGCCGCGCTCGCCGCCGCCGTGCTCCCGGACACCGGCTGGTCCCGGCCGCTGTTCGCGGTGCTCACGGTCGGGTACGTGCTCGGCGCGCTCGGGTACGGGTTCGCGGCCAGGCGCGCGCCGGAGGCCGTGCCGGTGGGCTGAGGCTCAACCCCGTGCGGCCCACCACGCCCGCAGCTCGGCCTCGGCGCGTTCGGCACCGAGCGGTCCGTGCTCCATGCGCTGCGCCAGGAGGAACCTGTACGCCTCGCCCACCTCGCGGCCCGGACCCAGGCCCAGGATCGCCATGATCTGCGTGCCGTCGAGGTCGGGGCGGATGGAGTCGAGCTCCTCCTGCTCCTGCAGGCGCGCGATGCGGAGCTCGAGGTCGTCGTACGCCGCCGACAGGCGCTGCGCCTTGCGCACGTTGCGCGTGGTGCAGTCCGAGCGCGTGAGGCGGTGCAGCCGCTCGAGCAGCGGACCCGCGTCGGTCACGTAGCGGCGCACCGCAGAGTCGGTCCAGCCACCCTCGCCGTAGCCGTGGAAGCGCAGGTGGAGCTCGGTGAGCCGCGCGACGGCCTGCACGGTCGCCTTGTCGAACCGCAGCTCCTTGAGCCGCTTGGCGACGAGCTTGGCGCCCACCATCTCGTGGTGGTGGAACGAGACGCCCCCGCCCTCCTCGAACCGACGTGTGCGCGGCTTGCCGATGTCGTGCAGCAGCGCGGCCAGGCGCAGCACCAGGTCGGGGCCCGGCACGGGTCCGTCCGGCCCGGTCTCGAGCGCGATGGCCTTCTCCAGCACCGTCAGCGAGTGCTCGTAGACGTCCTTGTGCCGGTGGTGCTCGTCGATCTCCAGCCGCAGCGCGGGCAGCTCGGGCAGCACGCGGTCCGCGAGCCCGGTCTCCACCAGCACCTGCAGCCCGAGCCGCGGCTGCGCGGACAGCAGCAGCTTGGACAGCTCGTCGCGCACGCGCTCGGCGGACACGATCGTGATGCGGTCCACCTGCTCGACGAGGGCGTCACGAGCCGCTGAGTCGACCGTGAACCCGAGCTGCGCGGCGAACCGTGCCGCGCGCATCATCCGCAGCGGGTCGTCGTCGAACGACTGCCGCGGGTCGACCGGTGTGCGCAGCACGCCGCGCGCCAGGTCGGTCAGCCCGTCGAACGGGTCGACGAACGTCAGCTCGGGCACGCGGACGGCCATCGCGTTGACCGTGAAGTCGCGGCGCGAGAGGTCGCCCTCGAGCGTGTCGCCGAACGCGACCTCGGGCTTGCGCGACGACGGGTCGTACGCGTCGGTCCGGTACGTCGTGACCTCGACGACGACGTCGTCGGCACGTCCGCGGCGCGCGCCGAACCGCCGCGCGCCGATGGTGCCGAACTCCTTGCCGATGTCCCAGTGCGCATCGCCCCAGCGCGCCAGGATCGCCTGCGTCTGGTCCGGGGTCGCGGACGTCGCGAAGTCGAGGTCGGTGGCCACGCGGCCCAGGAACGCGTCCCGGACGGGGCCGCCGACGAGCGCGAGCTCGTGGCCCGCGGCCCGGAACGCCTCACCCAGCTCGAGCGCGTCGGACGGCAGCCCGGCGAGGACGCCGAGCGCGCGCTTCTGCAGCGCGATCACAGAC
The Cellulomonas gilvus ATCC 13127 DNA segment above includes these coding regions:
- a CDS encoding MFS transporter; translation: MQVIADLRALWPLREFRKLFAVRLVSQSADGMFQVGLATLFFFSPENASTAGGVAAAFAVLLLPFTVVGPWAGVLLDRWRRRQVLLVGNLVRVGLTLTIALLMVTDGVGPAVYVLALVALSVNRFLLSALSASLPRVVDGPLLLTANSLTPTLGTAAAGVGGGIGFVLGWVLPAGRVRDAAALVVAAAVMATASALAARIAPDRLGPSDRSDAAQLRAALGTLARGLVEGARYLVARGTPARALGVMAYTRFLYGVVFIASVLIARNLLADPADSRAGLAAFAAVLGATAVGFAAAVVLTPTLSPRTGVHGWIAGCLGLAAVSQGVIAVTYERVPLLIAAAVLGLGAQGTKIAVDTIVQRDTADAYRGRAFALYDVLYNAAFVGAAALAAAVLPDTGWSRPLFAVLTVGYVLGALGYGFAARRAPEAVPVG
- a CDS encoding CCA tRNA nucleotidyltransferase, translated to MSDEPLSVIALQKRALGVLAGLPSDALELGEAFRAAGHELALVGGPVRDAFLGRVATDLDFATSATPDQTQAILARWGDAHWDIGKEFGTIGARRFGARRGRADDVVVEVTTYRTDAYDPSSRKPEVAFGDTLEGDLSRRDFTVNAMAVRVPELTFVDPFDGLTDLARGVLRTPVDPRQSFDDDPLRMMRAARFAAQLGFTVDSAARDALVEQVDRITIVSAERVRDELSKLLLSAQPRLGLQVLVETGLADRVLPELPALRLEIDEHHRHKDVYEHSLTVLEKAIALETGPDGPVPGPDLVLRLAALLHDIGKPRTRRFEEGGGVSFHHHEMVGAKLVAKRLKELRFDKATVQAVARLTELHLRFHGYGEGGWTDSAVRRYVTDAGPLLERLHRLTRSDCTTRNVRKAQRLSAAYDDLELRIARLQEQEELDSIRPDLDGTQIMAILGLGPGREVGEAYRFLLAQRMEHGPLGAERAEAELRAWWAARG